GACGATGGCTCTCGCGCTCGACGACGACGCAAGCCGCAATGCGCGCGCCCTGCTCGTTCTCATCCCATTGTTCAATGACAACGGTGCAACCATAGGGCAATTCATCGCCCACCAGACGGAAGATCTTTTCGCGCAGCAGCTCTGAGGTAATGAAACGAACCGAGCGATCGGTGATGGTATCCGCATCGAACATGGCTTCGCCCTCGGGCAGACGCGAGGCGATCTCATCGAGCAAAGGTTCCAGTTGCAGGCGTTTTGCTGCACTGACCGGAATCACGGCACCGTACTCAAACTCCTGGGACAGGCGAGCAATGTAAGGCAACAAGTCATTCTTGCTCTTGAGTGCGTCAACCTTATTGATCACCAAAATGGTCTTGCCGCCTTTGGGCAGCATGGGCAACAGCTCAGCGTCTGCCGCGGACCACTTACCGGCTTCAACCACATGCACCACCACATCCACATCGGCCAGAGCCTGAGTCACCACGCGGTTCATCATGCGGTTCATGGCGCCGCCGTGCTTGGTTTGAAAGCCGGGGGTATCCACAAACACCATCTGATCATGCTCACGCGTCAACACGCTGTTGATGCGATGCCGGGTCGTCTGCGCCTTGCGCGATACGATCGAGATCTTGCTGCCGATCAGGGCATTGGCCAGTGTGGACTTGCCCACATTGGGCCGTCCTACGATAGCCACGAACCCGCAGCGAAAAGGGGTATCTGTCATTGTGTTTCCTGCGACACCGCCACGGGCAGAGTCAATTGTGAGGGGCGACGATGGCGGCTGGCGCGCGTCGTCTTGGCTGGAAATTCAGCTTCTAAAATAGCGATTGCCTGTGTGGCGGCGGCTTGTTCCGCAGCACGCCGGCTGCTGCCACTGGCTTGCACATGGATATTGAGCTTGGCGATCGTGCATTCAATATCGAAGAGCTGATCGTGAGCAGCGCCATGCGTGGCCACCACGGTATACACCGGCAAATCCAGCTTTCGGCCTTGCAACAACTCTTGCAGCAAGGTTTTGGGGTCTTTCCCCAAGGTCTTGGGGTCCACATCGACCAGCATGGGTTCATACAGCTGGGTGATGACGGTTTGGGCTTGCGTAAAGCCGGCATCCAGAAAAACAGCGCCAAATATTGCTTCCAGGGCGTCGGCCAGAATGGAGGGGCGACGAAAACCGCCGCTCTTGAGCTCCCCTTCCCCCAAGCGCAGATAATCCGACAAACCCAGGCGCGTTGCAATTTCAGCCAGGGCAGCCTGCTTGACCAGATTAGCGCGCAGACGCGACAGATCGCCTTCGTCAATACGTTGAAAGCGCTCAAACAACAAGGCCGCAACCGTGAAGTTCAAAACCGAATCGCCCAGGAACTCCAGACGCTCGTTATGACGAGCGCTGTGGCTGCGATGGGTCAAGGCCTGCTCCAGCAGGCCTATGTCTTTAAAGGAGTAGCCGATAGCGGCTTCAAGCAAAGCAAGACGTTTCATTAATGGAAGCGACCTATACGACTAAGTTCGCGGAAATTCATCCAGATAAAAAAGGCGCGTCCCACAATATTCTCATCGGGTACAAAGCCCCAATAACGACTGTCCAGACTATTGTCGCGATTATCTCCCATAACGAAGTAATTACCCTCTGGCACGACACACGAGATGCCATTGGAGAAATACTCACAGGAGTCGCGATGGGGGAACGCCACGATGGGCATCAGTCCCTGCGGCTGGGTCTTGTTCAACAGGATGTTGTGCTGCACCTTGCCCAGCTCTTCCAGATAGCGCCCGATATAGGCAGAACGATCCGGCTCATAATAATCACCACTGCGCACCTGGGTAATAACCTGTCCATTGACGGACAGCACTTTGTCACGGTACTCGATCCGGTCACCGGGCACGCCAACTACGCGCTTGATGTAATCCACGCTGGTGTCCACAGGGTAGCGAAACACAATCACATCGCCCCGCTCGGGCTGACCCAAGGGCACCACCTTGGTGCCACTGACGGGCAGACGAATGCCATATTCGTACTTGTTCACCAAAATGAGATCGCCATTTTTCAGTGTAGGCAGCATGGAGCCGGATGGAATGCGAAATGGCTCAATAATGAAAGAGCGCAGTACAAACACGAACAAAATGACCGGGAAGAAACTGACACCATACTCAATCCACCACGGCATGCGATTGGCCTGGTCATAGGCTTCCTGGCGCAACTGCTGCAAATGCTCGGGGTCTTGAGCTGCCGTTTCCGGTACCGCCTGCATCGCAGCCTGCGCGCGCGCCAGACGACGTGCCCGCAAGGAGAAACGATCCAAAAACCAGATTGCGCCAGTCAATATCAGCAGTACAAACAAAATCAGAGCGAAATCCCAGCTCATCGGTTTCCTTTAAAGAAATTAAAGCAGTCCTGGCTGTGGCCGGCTTGAACCGCCGGCCCCCAGCATTACTTATCCTCGACCTGCAAAATTGCCAAAAAGGCTTCCTGCGGAATTTCCACGTTTCCAACCTGCTTCATCCGCTTCTTACCGGCTTTTTGCTTCTCAAGCAGCTTCTTCTTGCGAGAGATGTCACCGCCATAACACTTGGCCAGCACGTTCTTGCGCAGTGCCTTGACGTTCTCGCGAGAAATCACTTCGGCACCAATGGCGGCCTGAATCGCAATATCAAACATCTGGCGCGGGATCAGGGATCGCATCTTGGCGACCACTTCACGGCCGCGGTAACGGGCGTTGCTGCGGTGCACGATCATGGACAGCGCATCGACCCGGTCACCGTTGATGAGGATATCGACCTTGACCACGTCCGCCGAGCGGTATTCCTTGAACTCATAATCCATCGAGGCATAGCCGCGCGAGACGGATTTGAGCCGATCAAAGAAGTCCAGCACGATCTCGGCCAAGGGCATTTCATAGACCAGGTTCACCTGACGGCCATGATAGGTCATATTTAACTGCAAACCGCGCTTGGCTGTACACAGGGTCATGACCGGGCCCACGTATTCCTGCGGCATTAGCAGCGAAACCACAACAATGGGTTCGCGTACGTCTTCAATATGCGCGACTTCCGGCATGCGCGAGGGGCTTTCAATCATCAGCACTTCGCCATCGCGTCGCTCGACTTCGTACACCACCGACGGCGCGGTGGTGATGATGTCCATGTCGAACTCACGCTCCAGACGCTCCTGGACGATTTCCATATGCAGCAGGCCCAAAAAGCCACAGCGGAAACCAAAACCCAGTGCCTGGGACACTTCAGGTTCGAACATCAGGGAGGAGTCGTTCAGCTTCAGCTTCTCCAGCGAGTCACGCAGTTGATCGTATTCACTGCTTTCCACCGGATACAGACCCGCGAACACCTGGGGCTTCACTTCTTTAAAGCCGGGCAGCGCGCTTTCAGCTGGTTTGCCCGCCAGTGTGATGGTATCGCCCACCTTGGCGTGCTCCAGTTCCTTGATGCCTGCAATGATAAAGCCCACCTCACCGGCAGACAGATGCGGACGGTTTTCAGACTTGGGCGTAAAGACCCCGATGTGCTCGACCAGGTGCGTCGCACGCGTGGCCATCAGCAGAATCTTTTCCTTGGGCTTGAGTACCCCATTGACAATGCGGACCAGCATGACCACGCCCACGTAGTTGTCAAACCAGGAGTCAATGATCAGAGCTTGCAGTGGAGCAGACGGATCACCCACTGGCGGGGGAACACGCGCCACAATGGTTTCCAGGATATCGTCAATACCCAGACCGGTCTTGGCGCTGGCCGCAATCGCATCGCTGGCATCAATGCCGATAACGTCCTCTACTTCCTGGCGTGCTGCGTCAGGATCAGCCGAAGGCAAGTCCATTTTGTTGAGCACGGGAATCACTTCCACGCCCTGGTCCAAGGCGGTATAGCAGTTGGCCACGGTCTGTGCTTCCACCCCTTGCGAAGCGTCCACCACCAGCAAAGCACCCTCACAGGCCGACAGGGAGCGGCTGACTTCGTAGGAGAAGTCGACGTGGCCGGGGGTGTCGATCAGGTTCAGGTTGTATACCTTGCCATCCCGAGCCTTGTAGTGCAAAGCCGCGGTCTGGGCCTTAATCGTAATGCCACGCTCTTTCTCGATGTCCATCGAATCCAGAACCTGGGTCGACATCTCGCGGTCGGCCAGGCCACCACAGCGTTGGATCAGGCGGTCAGCCAAGGTCGATTTGCCATGATCGATGTGGGCAATAATAGAGAAATTGCGGATGTGATCCATAAACCCGTTACTAAACAAAGAAATGTTGAGGCGCAATGCCAGAAGGGACGGCACAAGAAAGGGGCGCCCATGACGCCCCTTTTCAGTCCACGCGCCGAAAACGCAAGACCCGTCCTGTCAGACGGGCGCACGTGGAGCCATTATCTACTCGAAGCTGACTACACCCTCGAGTAGTGGCGGAGAAACTCCGGCCAGGGGCCGGAGTCCATCAATCACTACCATTTTAGCCGTTTTAGAAAAATTTTATTTCGATGGCGTAATCAAAATCCATTGCGACTGGCCTGCACGCAAAACCAGCAGGGCTGCTGCTTTGGATTTATCCAAGGAAGCCACCATTTTAGCGTATTGCTCTGGCGTCCCTACGTCTTTATCGTTGACACGCAAAATAAGGTCACCTGGTTGCAGACCGGCCTGGTTGGCAGGAGGGCCCACGTCGACGACCTGAACCGCACTTTCTACCCCCAGGCGCTTCAAATCGGCCTCCGGCACTGCCGTCACTTTCAGACCAAACGCATCGGTGCTGCTGGCAGCCGGCGCGTCTTTCTGATCTTTTCCGGCAGCAACCGGGTTGCCGGAAGGCATTTCCTCGACATTAATCTTGACGGTCTGCAGTTTGCCCTTGCGCCAGATTTCCAGCGTGGAGCTCTGGCCTGGCTTGGTGCTGCCCACAATACGTGGCAGATCCGTCATTTGGTCAATGCTGCGGCCATTGAATTTCAGGATGACGTCACCGGACTGGATGCCAGCCTTGGCGGCCGGACCACCCTCTTCCACGCTGCTGACCAAGGCGCCCTTGCTGTCTTTCAGGCCCAGCGCAGTGGCCACATCATCAGCCACCGGCGTGATCTGTACACCGATGCGACCGCGCGTTACCTTGCCGTCCGTCTTGAGCTGCTCGACCACGTTCATGGCTTCGTCGATCGGGATGGCCAGGGAAATACCCATAAAGCCGCCACTGCGCGAGATGATCTGCGAGTTCACACCCACAACCTCACCGTTCAGATTGATCAGCGGCCCACCCGAGTTACCGGGGTTGACGGCTACGTCGGTCTGAATGAAAGGCAGGTAGTCCCCTGTCTCACGATTGATGGCGCTGACAATGCCGGCAGTGACCGTGGACTCCAGGCCAAAAGGCGACCCAATGGCCAGAACCCATTGCCCTTTCTTGAGTTGCTTGGAATCGCCAATCACCATGGGTTTCAGATCTTTGGCCTCAATCTTGATCAAAGCCACATCCGTACGTTCGTCCGTACCGATGATCTTGGCCGGGTATTCCTTGCCATTGCTCAGGGTGACAAAAATGCCGTTGGAATCTGCCACCACATGATTATTGGTCAGGATGTAGCCGTCAGCTGAAATGATAAAACCCGAGCCGACGCCACGCGGTACGGTGCGCTCTTGAGCTTGTGGAGCGTTATTGCCGCCATGAGGACGCTGGGGCGTCATGCCAGGAGGCATGAAGTCAGGTCCGAAGAACCAACGGAACATATCGTACGGGTCTGAGCCGGGGCCCATGGCCGGTGACCGTACCTGCACTGCCTCTGTAGTGCGGATGTTGACTACCCCATCCTCGGTTTTGGCAACGATTCCCGTGAAATCAGGCAGACCGAGCGTTGTGCTCTGGACCTGCTCGCTTGTCGTGACAGCTTGGGCCTGCGCGTAAGCCATGGGCGCACCCGCTGCCAGTATCACGGCAGCTGTCAAAGCCGAGAGAACAGGAATACGCATTTTTTTACTCGATTTTTCCATTCAAATACTCCTGGTGGACGATAGTCAATGTGTCCGGGATAGTGGGGTGAACTGTGTGCCTTCAAGCAAAGCGCGCAGTGTCTGTACGGGAACTGCTCCCGTACTGGTCAAAACATAATCGTTGATACGACTGCGGTACATATTCATGGAACCACGATGGAAAGCTCCCAGACTGTTTTCCTCGGCCTCGGGGGTTCCAACCCGCTCCAGAAATACAGAAATGGCAGCCAGGCCATCAGACATCATCAAGTGCGTTACCTGGCGCCCAGCGCGCATAGGCCGGAGCATTTCGGAACGCAGGGTGAAACCGGCAGGCAAAGCGAACTGCCAACCCTGCTCACCTATATCAATCTTGCGCACCTCGGGTTCGACCACCTCCCACTTGCTGGGGTTCCAGCTGGTGCGCAACTCCTGCAAATCCACCTGTTCGCCAAAAGCGACCGAGGCAAAGGCAATCTGGTCTACTACCTCTTGTTGTGGGTCCAGAGTCTGCATTTTCAACAGCAAATGATGATCGACATCCGCACACACCCGATAACCATAGCGTTTGTCATCCTTGGGCACCAGCTCGATCAGCTCACAAGGACGGCCCGCAACACGTTCGCGCGATGGCAAACGACGCATATCGTAAAAATTGGGCAGCTGACTGACGTCGCCGACCAGAAAACTAGGAAAACGCTCGTTTTCACGGCGCTCGATCACCACCATCTTCTTTTCGGGAATCAGGCATTGCGTGACTTCGTTCTGGCGTAAAAACTCGCGCGGTTCACCGTCCAGAATTTCCAGGCGCTCACGTTCACCTGTACCGTCAATGATATGCACCAGTTTCATGGACTGGCTGGACTGACCCTGGGTATACATAATGACACCCGAATAATCCAGATCGCGCGCCGCCTTATGCACCTTCTGCAGCCAGGGCAAATCAAGGGGCTCGAGCCCCTTGGCCTCTTGAGCCAGCACGGGGGTACACAGCATCGCCAGAGAAAAGGCCAGCAAACCCTTGTAGAAGCGCGCCCGGCTCACCGGTGACGGCATGCGTACAGACCTCATTGACCCAGGGCTCCACTTTCAAAGGAAACATGGCGTACCGGACCGGTACCAACAAAATCGCGGTGCAAATCCGCGTAATCATTCCAGAGCTGATCGTCCTGGGCGCTGGCTACCAGAGTAGCCGGACCAGACGTGCCCCCCATATAAGGCAAGCCCACCCACAAGGCAGCCGCCACAGCAGCCACCACCGCCAGGCCGCTGACGCCGTAGCGTTGCACCAAGGGCCGCTTCATGGCGTTGGGCGCGAGCACTGTGGGCTCTTCATCAATCGCTTTGGACAGACGTGCGTAAAAGCGATCCGACGTACGGATCGCCAGCGCCTCCGTGCGCATGACATCACCGATCAAATGATAGGTATCCCAGACTTGACGCCCGTACGGGGAGTCCAGTTCCTCGGGGCGTATTTCAGCCTCACCATCCACCCAGGAAGACACGGCGGCCTCCCAGGCATTGAGTTGATCGTCATCGGAATGGGATTTCAGGGCTTGCATCATCAATCCTTACCACCGTCGTTCACTATCTTCACCATCGAGTATGGGACGCAACTGCGCGGCAATGGCGTCTCGGGCTCGAAAGATGCGTGAACGTACAGTTCCTATAGGGCAGTCCATGGTCTGAGCAATATCTTCATAGCTCATCCCTTCTATTTCACGTAGCACAATCGCGGTCCGTAACTCTTCGGGCAGTGCCTGAATTGCTGTATTTACCGTTTCAGCAATCTGGCGGCTGACCATCATGGATTCCGGTGTGCTTATATCGCTTAGGTTGTCAATTCGGTCAAAAGTTTCACCTTCTTCGGTTTCGACGTTCTGTAACGTGTTGGGACGTCGCGCGGCCGAGGCCTGCCAATTACGAGCCGTGTTGATCGCAATGCGATACAGCCAGGTGTAAAAAGCGCTCTCGCCCCGAAACTGGGGGAGAGCCCGATAGGCTTTGATGAAAGTTTCCTGAGCCACGTCCTCGATTTCAGACGGGTCACGGACCATGCGACTGAGCAGACGCATGATCTTGCGCTGATACTTGAGTACCAGCAGGTCAAAGGCTCGCTTGTCCCCACGCTGAACACGTGCAACCAGTTCGGCATCGGTATCGCGTTCACTCATTAAGAATCCTTATTCTGAGCACGGACCTGATGGGACAGCCGCTTGGCACAAAGACACAATGCCCACCAGGCCTGTGGGGGCTGAGCACTGCGCCATACGGTAACGGTGCGACAGCCCTTGCCAGGTGGAACACTGCGCAAACGCAAAGTCATAAACCAGGCAGAGCACCAGAGTTGCTCGACTTGGACACGCTGTTCCACAGCCTTAGCGTCTTGCAAGGAGTATAGCCCTGCATGATGCGCTAGTGTAGCGCGCTGACTCCATACCGGACGATAGCAAGCATACAGAAAATAAGCCCACAAAGCACTTGCCAGCAGGGCCACAATCCAGGGCACTTGCCAGCTATGCATCGTCCAGGCCAGAGCGGATGCAAGGACCGCATAGACAAAAGCGCCCAGTCGGCGCACCAGAGCCGGAGCTCCGATCGACCAGGACTGGGCGTGACGAGTGGGGCAGTCTGACTTAACGAAGACGACGAACCACCATCGAACCGTTCGTGCCACCAAATCCAAAGGAGTTGGACAAGGCCACATCAATCTTCATATCACGAGCCTGATTGGCGCAGTAATCCAGATCGCATGCCGGATCCTGATTGAAGATATTGATGGTTGGAGGCGAGATCTGGTTGTACACCGCCAACGTAGTGAATACCGCTTCAATGCCACCAGCTGCACCCAGCAGATGACCCGTCATGGATTTGGTGGAGTTGACCACCAGCTTGTAGGCGTGATCGCCAAAAGCCAGCTTCAATGCCTCGGACTCGTTCACGTCACCCAGCGGCGTAGAAGTGCCATGAGCATTGACGTACTGAACCTCATCCGGGTTGATGCCACCGTTGCGCAAGGCATTCATCACGCCACGACGTGGACCGTCACGGTCCGGCGAAGTGATGTGGTGAGCATCCGAGCTCATGCCGTAGCCGGCGAACTCACCATAAATGCGGGCGCCACGCTTTTTGGCATGTTCGTACTCTTCCAGCACCAGAACACCCGCGCCTTCACCCAGCACGAAGCCATCACGGTCCATATCCCAGGGGCGCGATGCCGTCTGCGGATCGTCATTGCGGGTAGACAAGGCACGCATGGCCGCAAAACCGCCGATGCCCAGTGGCGAAACGGTAGATTCCGCGCCGCCGGCAATCATCACGTCGGCATCGCCATACTCGATCAGACGAGCGGCGTCACCAATGGAGTGCAGGCCGGTTGTACATGCCGACACCACTGCATAGCTGGGACCTTTCAGACCCAGGCCAATCGACAACTGACCAGACACCAGGTTGACCAGGGAGCCGGGCACAAAGAACGGGGAAATCCGACGCGGCCCCCGTTCCAGATAATCTTTTTGGGTTTCTTCGATACGGGGCAAACCACCAATCCCCGACCCTACAATGACGCCCACACGCTCAGCATCGATGCTGTTGATATCCAGGCCGCAATCTTTCCAGGCTTGCATCCCTGCTACCACGCCGTAATGGATAAAGGTATCCATCTGCTTGGCTTCTTTGGACGAAATATAAGGTGTTAAATCAAAATCCTTGACCTCACCCGCTATCTGGGCGCTAAGGGCCGAAGGATCGAAACGGGTAATACGCCCGATGCCCGAACGCCCATTGACGATGTTATCCCACGCGGTAGGAATATCGTTGCCGACCGGGGAAACAATACCCAGCCCGGTAATGACGACACGTCGCTTCACGGATGACTCCTAAACACAAAAAAAGCGGTTTAAAGGGAATAACTGCGTCTTGCAAGCTAAAGCCGCCGGG
This genomic interval from Alcaligenes ammonioxydans contains the following:
- the era gene encoding GTPase Era; translation: MTDTPFRCGFVAIVGRPNVGKSTLANALIGSKISIVSRKAQTTRHRINSVLTREHDQMVFVDTPGFQTKHGGAMNRMMNRVVTQALADVDVVVHVVEAGKWSAADAELLPMLPKGGKTILVINKVDALKSKNDLLPYIARLSQEFEYGAVIPVSAAKRLQLEPLLDEIASRLPEGEAMFDADTITDRSVRFITSELLREKIFRLVGDELPYGCTVVIEQWDENEQGARIAACVVVERESHRPILLGAGGMHMKRIATEARQDIAKLIDKPVFLDVYIKVRKGWSDREAVLRDLGYE
- the rnc gene encoding ribonuclease III, which produces MKRLALLEAAIGYSFKDIGLLEQALTHRSHSARHNERLEFLGDSVLNFTVAALLFERFQRIDEGDLSRLRANLVKQAALAEIATRLGLSDYLRLGEGELKSGGFRRPSILADALEAIFGAVFLDAGFTQAQTVITQLYEPMLVDVDPKTLGKDPKTLLQELLQGRKLDLPVYTVVATHGAAHDQLFDIECTIAKLNIHVQASGSSRRAAEQAAATQAIAILEAEFPAKTTRASRHRRPSQLTLPVAVSQETQ
- the lepB gene encoding signal peptidase I, which codes for MSWDFALILFVLLILTGAIWFLDRFSLRARRLARAQAAMQAVPETAAQDPEHLQQLRQEAYDQANRMPWWIEYGVSFFPVILFVFVLRSFIIEPFRIPSGSMLPTLKNGDLILVNKYEYGIRLPVSGTKVVPLGQPERGDVIVFRYPVDTSVDYIKRVVGVPGDRIEYRDKVLSVNGQVITQVRSGDYYEPDRSAYIGRYLEELGKVQHNILLNKTQPQGLMPIVAFPHRDSCEYFSNGISCVVPEGNYFVMGDNRDNSLDSRYWGFVPDENIVGRAFFIWMNFRELSRIGRFH
- the lepA gene encoding translation elongation factor 4; the encoded protein is MDHIRNFSIIAHIDHGKSTLADRLIQRCGGLADREMSTQVLDSMDIEKERGITIKAQTAALHYKARDGKVYNLNLIDTPGHVDFSYEVSRSLSACEGALLVVDASQGVEAQTVANCYTALDQGVEVIPVLNKMDLPSADPDAARQEVEDVIGIDASDAIAASAKTGLGIDDILETIVARVPPPVGDPSAPLQALIIDSWFDNYVGVVMLVRIVNGVLKPKEKILLMATRATHLVEHIGVFTPKSENRPHLSAGEVGFIIAGIKELEHAKVGDTITLAGKPAESALPGFKEVKPQVFAGLYPVESSEYDQLRDSLEKLKLNDSSLMFEPEVSQALGFGFRCGFLGLLHMEIVQERLEREFDMDIITTAPSVVYEVERRDGEVLMIESPSRMPEVAHIEDVREPIVVVSLLMPQEYVGPVMTLCTAKRGLQLNMTYHGRQVNLVYEMPLAEIVLDFFDRLKSVSRGYASMDYEFKEYRSADVVKVDILINGDRVDALSMIVHRSNARYRGREVVAKMRSLIPRQMFDIAIQAAIGAEVISRENVKALRKNVLAKCYGGDISRKKKLLEKQKAGKKRMKQVGNVEIPQEAFLAILQVEDK
- a CDS encoding DegQ family serine endoprotease, which produces MEKSSKKMRIPVLSALTAAVILAAGAPMAYAQAQAVTTSEQVQSTTLGLPDFTGIVAKTEDGVVNIRTTEAVQVRSPAMGPGSDPYDMFRWFFGPDFMPPGMTPQRPHGGNNAPQAQERTVPRGVGSGFIISADGYILTNNHVVADSNGIFVTLSNGKEYPAKIIGTDERTDVALIKIEAKDLKPMVIGDSKQLKKGQWVLAIGSPFGLESTVTAGIVSAINRETGDYLPFIQTDVAVNPGNSGGPLINLNGEVVGVNSQIISRSGGFMGISLAIPIDEAMNVVEQLKTDGKVTRGRIGVQITPVADDVATALGLKDSKGALVSSVEEGGPAAKAGIQSGDVILKFNGRSIDQMTDLPRIVGSTKPGQSSTLEIWRKGKLQTVKINVEEMPSGNPVAAGKDQKDAPAASSTDAFGLKVTAVPEADLKRLGVESAVQVVDVGPPANQAGLQPGDLILRVNDKDVGTPEQYAKMVASLDKSKAAALLVLRAGQSQWILITPSK
- a CDS encoding MucB/RseB C-terminal domain-containing protein: MRSVRMPSPVSRARFYKGLLAFSLAMLCTPVLAQEAKGLEPLDLPWLQKVHKAARDLDYSGVIMYTQGQSSQSMKLVHIIDGTGERERLEILDGEPREFLRQNEVTQCLIPEKKMVVIERRENERFPSFLVGDVSQLPNFYDMRRLPSRERVAGRPCELIELVPKDDKRYGYRVCADVDHHLLLKMQTLDPQQEVVDQIAFASVAFGEQVDLQELRTSWNPSKWEVVEPEVRKIDIGEQGWQFALPAGFTLRSEMLRPMRAGRQVTHLMMSDGLAAISVFLERVGTPEAEENSLGAFHRGSMNMYRSRINDYVLTSTGAVPVQTLRALLEGTQFTPLSRTH
- a CDS encoding sigma-E factor negative regulatory protein codes for the protein MMQALKSHSDDDQLNAWEAAVSSWVDGEAEIRPEELDSPYGRQVWDTYHLIGDVMRTEALAIRTSDRFYARLSKAIDEEPTVLAPNAMKRPLVQRYGVSGLAVVAAVAAALWVGLPYMGGTSGPATLVASAQDDQLWNDYADLHRDFVGTGPVRHVSFESGALGQ
- the rpoE gene encoding RNA polymerase sigma factor RpoE produces the protein MSERDTDAELVARVQRGDKRAFDLLVLKYQRKIMRLLSRMVRDPSEIEDVAQETFIKAYRALPQFRGESAFYTWLYRIAINTARNWQASAARRPNTLQNVETEEGETFDRIDNLSDISTPESMMVSRQIAETVNTAIQALPEELRTAIVLREIEGMSYEDIAQTMDCPIGTVRSRIFRARDAIAAQLRPILDGEDSERRW
- the fabF gene encoding beta-ketoacyl-ACP synthase II, which translates into the protein MKRRVVITGLGIVSPVGNDIPTAWDNIVNGRSGIGRITRFDPSALSAQIAGEVKDFDLTPYISSKEAKQMDTFIHYGVVAGMQAWKDCGLDINSIDAERVGVIVGSGIGGLPRIEETQKDYLERGPRRISPFFVPGSLVNLVSGQLSIGLGLKGPSYAVVSACTTGLHSIGDAARLIEYGDADVMIAGGAESTVSPLGIGGFAAMRALSTRNDDPQTASRPWDMDRDGFVLGEGAGVLVLEEYEHAKKRGARIYGEFAGYGMSSDAHHITSPDRDGPRRGVMNALRNGGINPDEVQYVNAHGTSTPLGDVNESEALKLAFGDHAYKLVVNSTKSMTGHLLGAAGGIEAVFTTLAVYNQISPPTINIFNQDPACDLDYCANQARDMKIDVALSNSFGFGGTNGSMVVRRLR